TGTATATTGCTTACTATATGGACATCAGATTCTACGGACATGTCCTTACCAATATCAAGTGAGTAATAAATTGTCCTTGGCACGATTACATATTTTTCTCTATTCCTGCCTCCCTTAAAAAatatggttgtattgcaggtggtgatggaggttggttgcTTTTCCTCGAGAggttgcaacaactgctcggcatgttttacacagtacctgtaACACGTTGTCTCTCCTAAATCCAAAATAAGTtcatatagcagaagtgctgtttcttttcaccacaaggtcttcgtcGACCACATCATCACTTTTCtgtcctccctcagccatcataaccatgccgattaattttgtcagggtagctaagGGCTAGCTGcagcttcatctgattggcctcTGTATCCGGGGCTCCAtctgataggctaaatgttggcatgcatggcgcatgtaaacaaaatgatttttcttattcatcgcTTGTCTGGCAGTTTTTTGCAATGTGTTTATCGCACATGGTCATATCGTGATGACGATGAAAATTCAATTCATCGGGCAGCCCTAAAATTTACCAACAGCTGGTTTCTGTTACAGACAGGTGTAGGCATGCGTTTGGCTCCCTTAAATAGGAGTAAGGCGGTTGACACTGAGCTCTTATGGGTGTGgataatattgtttttgtataaGCACAGATGTAAATACAAATGTACAGATCATTGTTTGAAGAGGTAATAGTACCCGACAGTGTCCAGGATTCAATAATTCCATTCAGCTGACAAATTTGAGTGGAGAATGTCTTTTTGTGATTACAGGACTTGTTGGCAATTGCACTATGAAGTCTGTTAAAGCCTTCTTGATTGTCAAtgcccttttaaaaaaaataaataaaccttcaGTGGAGCAGATATGTAGAATCCTGCCAGCAGGGAATGCTTTGCATTACAATATCAGTGACGTCCTCCGTTGCCACCAATATTACAGCAAACCTGCATCCTTGGGCACCAACCCCTCACTTAAAACGCAGATTATTCCCAGCATGTGTGAATACAtctctcctgttgtgtgctgcatgtgtgaaatgTGGTCAATATCCTGATTTGATTCTCTGGATATTATTCAGACTTCATATGTGAAAGGTGTTTCAGCTATCAAGGTAGGATTTAGCCATATTTTCCTTAAAACATTGATGGAAACTTCAAGTTGCAGGAATAAGCATCACAGTGAGGAAGTGCCTGATGTCATCTCTTAGGACAATTTAAGGTCTTATAACATACTTGCCTCAATGTTCATAAAATTTTATACGAGACAGTTTGggttttcttttccctcttcaaTTTTTAACAAGTGTGGCAAGAATGACACCATTTAAACAAACTTAATTTCTTACCAAAAACTGTGTTGGTTGGGTTCATGGCAACCTGATTCTTGGCTGCATCACCAATCAGCCGCTCACTATCTGTGAAGGCCACATAGCTGGGCGTGGTCCTGTTGCCCTGGTCATTGGCAATGATTTCAACTTTGCCATGCTGGAACACACCAACACAGGAGTATGTGGTCCCAAGGTCAATACCAACTGCTGGTCCCTTCGACATATTTCcctaaagatttattttttaatgaaaaaaaaagaattattaTCATGGATTCAGATGGAGGTCCTGCCACTAACATACAAATTTaacacttaaaaagaaaaaaggatggCAGAAGCATACACAATAGCATTTAATAACTAAATTACAAGATGATACGAGTAAATCCCCTGTACTTACTGTATATTTTGAATCAATCTAGGAAATCTTTGCCAATAGCATTATTAATACGGATCGTAGTTTGTGCTGGTGAAACGAGTTTCACGACAAAATTAAATTCGATTTTGCCCAGTTAAagataccaaaaaaaaaaaagctttaaaacgtTTCATAGCTCCCCTACTTTTCAATTTAACATACTGGGTAATCCATCTGGAAAAGATGAGGCATTAAGCAAGGCGCTTGTTCAGGCCATGTGGAACGTCAACTTTGCAAAATTAACTTTATCAGCcacataaacacaataaactcaaATATAGCGGCGGCAAAGCTCGAGTTCGGGAAAAATTGGACACAACTGAAAGCCAGCCGAATAATTTAGACGCAGTGCGATAAACCTTTTgttctgaaaagaaaaaccGGAAGTCTACTCATGGCGTCTAGCTTCGCACCGATTGTTCGAGAACATTCTAAACAGCGCAGGATCCCAACCCCCACCCGCTGCTTagttgctaacgctagcttgTGCTCGTGGGCAAGGCCCTGAAACATGTCGTGTCTGGGTCGTACCAATCACCTAACCTACACTGTTAATCTATATCGGTTCTATTCAGAATCAGATAGTCAGAACCCGAAGGCTATAGGATATACCACATATTGACAAACTCCGACAGCGAGTGGGCACAATGTTAAGGTTAACGTTACTTACACCATCTGAGCGACCCACGAGGGATGTGAGGCTTTTCGctaaattatatataaatattaattattGACGACTTATAGAAGAACAACTTACCGAATTGTTCAAACGACGATGACTTTAGGTGTTGGTTTGGGTTGGGTCAGAATGGATAGCAGCGAGGCTGGCTTGCCCTTGCCGGTatgaggaaggaaaggaagaatGCCAGCTGCCGGAACGTTATATATTGCCGGcaaagcagccaatcagacgtCGAGTCTTTGAGTCTTTCCTCAACGGTTCACCAATGACGTCATGTATCTTGTGTCTCTGGCTGAATCCAAGGCTGTATCCAAATGTCCACACTTCACCGCACTTGCAGACTCGCGGACTTTACGGGCGGGAAGTCCGCGAGTCTGGAGGGCTGTCCATCGGTCAATCATCCAGTGCACAAGAGCCCTCAAGGGGACTTCCTGCAGACTCCTAGCCAGGTAGTCCGCTTGGGATTACACATATTTAACTACCCACAATTCATTGCATTACTAATGTGACGTTGTAGACTTTACAATCTAAATATGTCCGTTTTATGATGTGGCTGAGTATTATTTCCAGCCTAAAGGATTCAAGTAACCTTATGATAAAGTTATTGTTTTACACATCCATAGAATGTTCTACAGTAAGCTCGTCAAGATGAACTGGGCCTTATTGTGTGCTATGTATAATATGAATGTGGGCTATTAAGTCTCCACACACTGAATGTATTCTGTTAACAGAATAGCCAAAACCTTCAAACTCAGACAAATAAGATCAAAATCTTTTTAAttcagcaaaaataaataagtttTAATAAAACGTCATGTAGCTGACATCTAAGCCAATCAGCTGTTCGATCAGGCGAAAGCCAGGCTTTTGAAGTTGGTGTAAGAAATCGCAGCCCCTGACCCCAAAAACTGCACAGCCTCAATCCCGTGAGGTTACTGTTGGCCACATGTACATGATGTCAGTGCAAGTCTGACACAAATCTAACCAGCATGCATTATGTGGCGATCGCTGGTGATTGATTCTGTGCAGGACTGGTTGATCTGTAATGACCTTTGTCAGAAAAGTTTCAAGTCTGTATTTTTGAGGGTTTATTGAGAAAGTGTGAGTAGAGTGCATGCAGTGTTTAACAAAGGCCAAATGGAATCTAACGATAAGGgagttttgaaaattgaaaggcACACTGAACATATTCTAAGGAAAAGTTatcctttttttgtattgtaaTTTCAATATGTGTATTGCATACATCCATACATCCATATATACACAATACATACGTACGTATGGCATAACattcaggcataacattatgaccacctgcctaatattgtgaAGGTTCCCCTTATGTagccaaaacagctctgacctgtcatGCACGTACATTCATAATTATTTGTATCTTTTCAACCACTAGTAATAATGAACTTGGGACAGCCTTTGTTCCCAGTCATGTGGTTAAGTGACACATGCAAAGCATTTGATTTGGCTTCtgtttctgtaaaacaaaagcagaataTTTGAAGCCTAAAGACCTGTAGTGTTACACATTGTAGGATACCTTTGGAAATTACGTTTTACTATAAAAAATGATAGTCTACTTTGAGATGATGTGCCACATGCTGCTTTGTCAAGAAACTCACAACATATAGAGAAAGCATCCATAAACATAATCATTCATCCATATTTAAAGAATGCCATAATATTTtagtaaaatgtaatttattgatacaaaaatgtaaacaaaatgtacaCAGTATTTATACAGTACAATTGAATAGCCTACTGCAGATATAAGCATtatgttaaaacattttctgtgtaaacatacacattttAGTTACAAGtgtagtaaaaagaaaaaaaaagttgatcaTCTTAATCTGTGAGCATTGTGCTGGTGATATCGCCCACGTTATAGatacattattttttatagttCTGTCTCCTTTATGTCACATTTGGCTGAAGTGTGTCTCTCGGTTTGCTCTTTATTTACAGCCTCTGTTGCTGGCATCACAGTGGTGTTTATCACTGAGGTCATCACTGGTGGTTCTTCAACAATGTACTGTGTAAATGCTGTGTTGAAAAGCCCTGTGAAAAAGACAGAATTTTATGATCAATGTTTTAGGTCACAAAGCCAGTCATAGGAGCAGGAGCAATTCAAGTCCTTGCAGTTGGATCACAGTCTCTGTGGGCACAAATGTTTTTCTCCACATTTATGTATTCCTTACAGTGGAAGCCTTGAAAGAGTACCGAGTCATCTGCCTACCTCTTCGCCTTTGTCCTTGGGAGTTCTTCTCTTCCTGGCTTGATTTGGATTTACTGCTCTCCTCAGATGGATCAGAGTCATCATTCTCTGCAAGAATAAAAACTGCCAtatgatttttaaaatttcaaaGTACTTGTGGCTTTTTGCATAACTACAAACCTGCAATAACAAAGTCTGTGTATATGACAGTTCTGGACACGCAGAGTAAAACCATCCCAAAGATTTTGCATAAATGTATGACCCTGACTGAAGTTCaagctgcagcttcagtttgatGTTGCTGGTTTGATGATATAATATGACAAACATGGGACTGTAATCTGCCTACCTCTTTTCCAGGTGATGTGCGCTCTCCTCAACttcatggcaaaaaaaatgaCCACCACCAGAAGACCAAATATCAGGCATGTCACCAGTAAGACCAGTAAAGGTGAATTTCCTTTGGTTCGTGTCTGCATCTTTGAGCCATTGAAGCTTCCTGGGAAGGCATGCTATAAATTAGTTCAGCAAAACCTTAAAAAGCCTATTACATATTCCATGTGCATAAGAAAATACAGTTATCTATTTTCACACAGGAGGAACAGAATTTTAGTCTCTACCATTCATCCACGGGTACTGTTAATGGTGTGAATATACCTGTTGTGTTTCCCTCTGTATGGTTATAGGATGTGATCACCTCTGTTGTCTCAGAGACTGATGTCCAACCTTCAAAGAAATTATGAAGAAGGAAGATACAATGATTAAcacaggcttaaaaaaaaaataagatgctGCAGCCTAAGTCAACCCTGTTTTTTGTGGATCAACTCAATTATAGTTGTTCAAGATTACCACTAGATGGCACCAGTCATATTTCTCAATAATGGTTATGCATATAATCTTTCAGTACAAGAAGACTGGATCTAATACCTGTTGTTCTTATTGTATTGCTGATTGTGTCATTCCTCCCCCTTAATGAgtctgaaaaaaagacattttgagaaataagcctcagtagaaaaaaaaagtcaaaaggtaaaggaaaaggaaaaggttAATTTTCAAAGATTAGAAGAGAAGATTACTTCtgtagaaacacacaaaaatgttttatttcaaacaaattgttgtattgtgtttaaagtttaaaaccACTGGgttcaaatattaatattttccaAGCTggtatataaaataaataatgatgttAAGTACACATATGTGTCATTTAGACTGGGGACATGTCCCCACCACTTTAAGAGTGGCCAATGTTTTCATTACTTTTTAAAGCACCATTTTAAAAAGATGTCCTTGAAAATAGCTTGCATCAAGAGATGTTAACAAatggaatgaaatgaaaatttcAATTTGCCCCAAAATCTACTCTGACCTCATATTTTTCAACCAGTATGTTGCCAAATATCAcatgtgtttttcatcttttcatggACTTTTCGTCACACAGTGATGCCCTTCTCTGCATATATTGGAAATGCTTTTCACCAACATCAACCTTCACAATTCCATCACCAGAATTTATGAATACTTTTCACATAACTGAGTTTCATACAATACTCTGAGACATCCGTCACAGGAAACAAACTTTGTGGTATCACAACTAGTGTGTTGAAACACCTATctaaatgcaaatgtgaaagCTTTCACACCCCTAGTTTCCATTCAAGGCATGACAGGTTATTcaatatattatacatttagTATACAAAGCAATAAAAAGGCATATAGCATAGAGTGAACACATTTAAGGTTAATTTATCCCCATAATTGTATGAACGTTGTAGATATCCCTTTCTTCATTACCTTATATCATTAAAGATTCATGTAGATATTAGGCTACTACATGCAATCTGTTTTACGAGCATTGAATCTTTGAGGCATGCTATAATTTAGAGTTTAAACTGATGGGGCATTTATTCTTCcatgtaactttaaaaaaaaaacaacttgttgtTCAAAGGCAGCTTTTGCGCTGTTGTCCCATCGCTGTACACGCCCATCTGACGTGGAATATCTGTCacttagggcgttttcacacctgccttgtttagttcggttaaatcgaaccctggagcgtttacccccttggtgcacttcgtttgggaaggtgagaacacatcaatcgcattcgggtgcggaccaaaacaaccggaccgagaccgagttccaaacaaactctggtacagttcgtttgtggtgagaacatgatccaaactctttccgacccaactgcaggaagcaggggcggttctagggggggggccaacaggggccagtgcccccgtaactctgagtctggaccccctgtggcccccctgacagggagtctgcattactAATActatgacagatttcttgcaatgattttgtactgaagggaaaggcaggaATAAAGTGTCTCGGCAGTTTACTActatcaaaattgctgaaattgtaaacactgttttgtctgaatgagggatttatccttttttccgggttgtatgtgcccccttacaaaaaagccggccccaacctggcccccgtattaaaactggtctagaaccgccactggcatcagtgcttaaccccgaattACCACTGGAtagtgtccgctgcgttacggccaGATCAGGGGCCTCATGTACTAAGACTTACGTGGATTTCTTACTGAAACATGGCGTACGCTAGAATCCAGAAACTGTCatatgcacaaaaaaaatcagatgtatCAAAGTGTGCGTACGCATGgatccaagcacttttccttTGTCCCTGTCCACGCCCCcatttaaatatgtaaattCATTTAAATAGGGCCTGCACCGGGGATTCCCCTCTCTACATCATCAGATTCACACCATGAGTAAAGGGAAGAAGCTCAACTTCACCGAGTCTGACCTCGAAACTCTATTAAATAAAGTCGAGAAGATCTGTATTATTTGGTAGCCTCTCGTCAGGGATAAAcacccaaaaaaagaaatgtgagtgggagcgtgtgtgtgaggcacTGAACGCTGTGGGGGGGCAAGAGTCAATTGAAGGAGGCATACAACATGTGAAATAGATTTAGTTTCCTTTGCTCATGCACCACTTGATTGAATCActattgcttttaaaaaaaaataaatatatgataataataataataataataactgctACCGTTAgtgggaaacaaacagaaggacaAAACAACTTCATTACAAGGATTGACAAGACTGATCACACTTATATTAATGACTGCAGAAGTGCGCCGTGGCTACTGCAGTGTTGCATTTCCAACTTTACGCACGCGTTTATTGACAAATACTGAACGCAAGGAGACAATAAAGGGCTTGATATCTCTGCCGCTCTATTTTCACCAGGGAAAAACAAATACCCATATTTGAATGCACGTGCCCAAATGGGCATTGTGCTGGTTTACATTCGGGGCGCAATTAAACGGATAAATTATTTACTCACCGAGAAGCCACCCATCGCGCACCGTGCCAGCCTCCAGCCTGTTACCAACCATGCTATTGGTAAGAATGAACGAGTCATGCATTGAACCAGGCCACCTTGCCACAATGTTGGTGAGCTGCATTTGCGCATCACATATTATTTGAACATTAACTGGATGACATTCTTATGATCCCGTCCCACACAGCTGGCATGGGTCGGCTCAGAGTGGACTGGCACACTCCTGACCGGTCGGCCAGTTCCCTCTGGAAGGCTCCTGTTGCCAGAAACCCCAGAGTGGTCAGCACCTGTGTGGGCACAGACAACCCCGGGCTCCTGGCTGTGTTTCGTTCTAGGGCCGGCCGCAGCTCTGCGCACAGCTCCAGTAACACTGGCCTCGGCAACCTAAAACGACTCATGAGCCATGTCATTTGCCTACAGATCTTCCCGTTCTCTAATCACCCTCTCACGTCTGATATAACCATTTGCGATGTCTTCTAACAAGACCAAGGCTGCCATTGTTAATGccattttttcatcactttgcgcATGCTTTTATATCCATCCATATGATTGCAAACACGTGCGTGTTAATTGTCCAttaatgtgtctctgatgtgcaCATTACACTGAGGATGAATTGTTTTCACATAAttaacagtttcccagcatcacCTCTAAGTGTCGCCAAAGGAACAATAGCTGTAGAAACGTGCGTACGCCAGCCATGAAGCTACGTGGGGCACCGCACATTTCCACGgtcatttcacttttgatacatCTGAACGTTGGCGTGGAAAATGACGTACGCCACGTTTTTGTGTGTACGCAACATTAATACATGAGGCCccaggtgttttgctccgccgtccggtaacccccggttgcgttttgagtcgtacacggtgcagtacggtaggcagcgggcgtcgcgaggccaaggagttcccgcgataatcacatgatcactcgagaccgcagttataggtctgtgtcataaagacaacaacacgaagtgttcccgatcaaaggatcagaagaagagcttgtgtttgtctcttttttgagatttgtgtgctggtgtaaacacggagtgttttatttagaaaaataaccggatgtcaaattgttgttgtttcagtgcttgacttcctgtctgctcggtgctaaattcagctgaattgctgcctcgttttcgaaatttagaccaattagagagcagtttcctcgcgcatcacacattttggtccacttgtaaatgctgctgtgtgaacacaaaccaaactcgaggcaatacgcaacattgtaacaagtttgTCCctcattcggaccagagcaaacgaactataggtgtgaaaacgcccttaatGCCCATGTCTAGTGGTGCAACGGATCATCATTGATCCGTGATCCGTTCGGATCAGTATCTTCGGTTCGACACACACGTGATCCGCGGATtgatttatggaaaaaaaaaagtagtgcgCATGTTTAATCCACAAACTTGTTAAGTGCAGTGTGGTCATGGCTGGCGGAGGAAGGGAGGAGCTTGAACGCCCCACGTCATTTAAATCCCCTGTATTGGAGCATTTTGGCTTCTTTGTCAAATATAATGAGGAAGGAAAGAGGTTAGTGGATAAAACCGTGACGGTAGGCACTGTGGCACAAGAAAGCCATATATGACAGTGGAAACACATCAAGCATGGCCACGCATTTGAAGCGACATCACCCCGGTGTTTCACTGACAGGAGTGAAAACGAAGGCTGCTCAACAGCCGCTTATCACCGCggcatttacaaagttatatttatttgtcttgtctcgtcttttcttttttttatttgctgatcCGAAAAATTATCCGTGATTCTGATCCGTGAAACGATCTGAACCATGAGTTTTTTGATCCGTTGCACCCCTACCCATGTCCCATGAAAATCCCATACAAATGAAAACACTCACCACTAGTGCTGAGAAGTGAGCCTGTGGATGTAACATGATTCACAGATAATCCAGTGGGTGTTGTAAGGGTCCTTGGCTTATTGGAGGAAAACAGCTGACTGGAAGGAACAGTTGATAACTCTTTGGAGCTCTCTGATGGAAACCCAGTCACATCTCTGGTTGTGAGGTATACTGTTGTTCTGCCGTCTAACCAGCTAGTTGTTGTTTTCCCCCCCTCTGTTGGTCTTTGCGGCTGAGCTGTGGTTAATCTGGTTGTGGTTGTTTGGCTGGCCTTTATTGCTGTGACAGAGAGGGGCCTTACATTAATAACAAGTAGCAACATGATCGAAAATATAAGGAAAAATTCCTGCTTACCAATTAACAATCTGCAAATCACACTGTTTTTCAATCAGAATACAGGAAATCAGATGTTTTACAACATACAGAAAGAGCAAATAATacagctttgttttatttagttgGCCAGTTTGGTGTTGTGAATCATGGAGCAACTCTTGAGAAAAAACCCTCCCAGTGCTTTCCCTGTCTCATGACGACACAACTACACTTTATCactgttcctcaaatatctgcCTTTATGCAGAAGTACattcaaataaacatgttttggtTAATAGAAGGGTCATTTAAATTTACTTCCTCTGCTGGTGAAAATTTTCTGTTTTAAGTTACTGCCACAAAAGCCACTTTGAGAGAAAGTGAGTGGAAGAGGGACAGAGATAATGAATTGTACTCAcagttttttccaattttgACAAAATCAATCAGAGGTTGTGAGTGCAGTGCTGGGTGACGAACAAGGCATTCCACAGTGATTCTGTTTTCCACAGACTGAACACTTAACATAGCCTTTGAGACATAAATTTCACTTTCCCGCAGGACTTGGGAATTAGCTGTGGAATGGAATAGATGTCATTAGTACCATTTCTCAGCAGGTGTACCAGCTTCCATCCATAGACAAAGAACATACACTAAGAGTTATAATATGACATGACTGAGAACTCTGATCAAATCACAATTTATATTTTTAGAGTTTAGAGTACTGTCTTTATCGTTAAATGGGCTCTGCGGAGCTCCTGTGTTGTGATGGATGCCACTCATTAGTCTATATCAGCAGACTCCAtctaaactaacattagctactgttgccATGTTAGTGGAGTGACgagaggcactgagacaagGCAATTAAGGACTTGCATAGAGTTGCCTTGCGGAAAATCAGaccacaaagaaatccacagtacagcagcatttaacaattaataaattaatccACAGACTTGTACACGCAACCAAGAGAGACATGGAATTTTCTTTATgatctgctcacatatggccaataaaaagtgATTAAATCGCTACAAATTGTCAAAAGGAGATTGTTTGTGGCTATCATCAGGGCTTGAAATAACATCCACCAAACCAAAAAGGCTATCAGTGGAGTACAGTCCCAATGACCAGCATACATTATACAAGATGCGCAAATCTAtgataaaattaaaaatcaatcaaaaggTTGTTTCATCTCTCTAGCAGCCGTGGCAGCTTCTGTTACAAGACAAACATGTCTCCTCACAAAGAGAGCCACGTGTAGACCACCTTCTTTGAGTAAGAACTTTTCCCTGCTGGTTCAGAATAGTCATGCACAAGATACAGCACCACAAACATTCATCAAAGAGGACAGGTGACGCATTTTTGTTAGTCAGGTTATGTCAGCCTACATGGCTGTCTTTGGTTTACTTCTTCATTACTATGTGGCTTTAGCTATTTAGTTAATACCAGCTTACCAAGAATTTCAGGCCCGTGATCCAATTTCCAGAAGATCTGGGGAGGAAAGTGGTTTCCCTTAGCAATGCATTTCATGTCAAACCGTCCTCCACGCTTTGCTTTGGTCATTATGGGATTACCTttgaaataatgtttaaatgttatttaag
This genomic window from Sparus aurata chromosome 13, fSpaAur1.1, whole genome shotgun sequence contains:
- the crtam gene encoding cytotoxic and regulatory T-cell molecule isoform X2 produces the protein MTEMEQKLPLYIFMMIIQVSLAVWQHVTVTKGQTVDLSCPIINAHQSVEWKNPEGYIMFFKHNQAEVSKGVKDQRYTIKDLSESEFIVSISDVTFKDGGNYTCSHYDTHITEKTVQLTVLGNPIMTKAKRGGRFDMKCIAKGNHFPPQIFWKLDHGPEILANSQVLRESEIYVSKAMLSVQSVENRITVECLVRHPALHSQPLIDFVKIGKNSIKASQTTTTRLTTAQPQRPTEGGKTTTSWLDGRTTVYLTTRDVTGFPSESSKELSTVPSSQLFSSNKPRTLTTPTGLSVNHVTSTGSLLSTSGWTSVSETTEVITSYNHTEGNTTGSFNGSKMQTRTKGNSPLLVLLVTCLIFGLLVVVIFFAMKLRRAHITWKRENDDSDPSEESSKSKSSQEEKNSQGQRRRGLFNTAFTQYIVEEPPVMTSVINTTVMPATEAVNKEQTERHTSAKCDIKETEL
- the crtam gene encoding cytotoxic and regulatory T-cell molecule isoform X1, whose translation is MTEMEQKLPLYIFMMIIQVSLAVWQHVTVTKGQTVDLSCPIINAHQSVEWKNPEGYIMFFKHNQAEVSKGVKDQRYTIKDLSESEFIVSISDVTFKDGGNYTCSHYDTHITEKTVQLTVLGNPIMTKAKRGGRFDMKCIAKGNHFPPQIFWKLDHGPEILANSQVLRESEIYVSKAMLSVQSVENRITVECLVRHPALHSQPLIDFVKIGKNSIKASQTTTTRLTTAQPQRPTEGGKTTTSWLDGRTTVYLTTRDVTGFPSESSKELSTVPSSQLFSSNKPRTLTTPTGLSVNHVTSTGSLLSTSDSLRGRNDTISNTIRTTGWTSVSETTEVITSYNHTEGNTTGSFNGSKMQTRTKGNSPLLVLLVTCLIFGLLVVVIFFAMKLRRAHITWKRENDDSDPSEESSKSKSSQEEKNSQGQRRRGLFNTAFTQYIVEEPPVMTSVINTTVMPATEAVNKEQTERHTSAKCDIKETEL